GGAAAGATACAGAAGGAAAATACCATGTGACAGAGTCACGTGGCGTAtgcgtctacaagccaaggaataccatGGACTGGGGGTAACCgccagaggctggaagaggcaaagaattcttccctagagccttcaaaagaagcatggccctgctgacaccttgatttcagacttatgGCCTCCAGAacttgagaaaatacatttatgttgCTTTATGCCCCCcagtgtgtggtactttgttaaggcagccctagaaaactaatacaatctCCATTTTTTACAAACAACATAACGGATGCCCAGAAATGCTCATTTCCCCAGTAGGAAATGCTTAGAACCCCTTGACTTCAGATACTTGAACCCTTGTTGACTGATCTGGCCCATTAAGTAGGgatcctcttctttttctgtcaAAACCATTTTCTAGATAAATTACATAATAACATCAGCATTTCACAGGGAAGATTTTGTAGAACATTTGTGGGATATTAGATTGTGTTAGTGTGCAAAAAAGTTTTCAGAGTCAGAAAAAGGAGGCATACTCTGTTattaagaagactttttttttcttctaggaccTCTTAGAGCCTTTAACATGAGTTATGAATCTCCAAGAGAGGGACACTAAAGCTTGCTGTGTTTCTCAGGCTGATCTGAACACAGAAGCCTTTTCTTACACAAAGCATCTCGTGGAATTTGTAGTTTATGGAAGATAATTTGGGAAGTGCTGagttaaagaaaaaactttttttttttacattatttacatGCCAACCGTGTTTTCTGAGTTGCACCTCCACACGGGTCTCTGAAGGAGAATTGAAAAACATACTTACTGCATCAGAAGTATATTTACAAACCATATATTTTGGGTAGGTTAATTTAACTAATGTTTTACCATActtcttttagtttttagatCATTATGTGAATTCTCAGAGTCAGTGTCTTCTAGTCAAAGGCCTATAGGAACAAACCTGTAGTTGAACACAGTTGGGTTTATTGATTTGTGGTATCAATGCAGAATGCACACCATGGGAAATTAGGACATCTCAGAAAGAGAGTGTTAGGAAGGAATTATTATAGGATCTGTGCTTGTGTAATTTGGGGCTTAGATTCAAAAAGGCAGGAttttgaagcaatgaaaatggTTATTAGTTCTTAGACTCTGAAAAACAGGGGTCCAGACTATCATACCCAGACAAAGAAAATACGCCCCCCCACACAATCTACCTGTTTTTTCCTAGACATCCAGAAGGTTCCCCCTACCTCTGCAGTCATGGGCTGTTCTGTAGTGTTTATCTAGGTGAGGCAAGAAATGTTGAGTATAAATTTCTCTTTGGCcagcaaagaagaaattaagagcCATGTGATTATCCATGACAACTCTGCCTAATGAATTTACATTTAAACCAAGGCTTGGTCAAAGATACACAAAGCTGCACACTACTTAAAGTGGTAAGACAGGTTTTATTCAGTGACATACTATTGCAATAGGGAAAAGAGTCCAACATGAACTGAACTCAGAGCTAACTGGATGTTTTAAAGGgagagaatgaaggaaaggagaggggagtGAGCAGGGGCTCAGTAGAGCCAGGGAATTAAAAAATTACGGAAAGTAGagcttggtggtgcagtggttaagaatccgcctgccagtgcaggggcacgggttcgagcctgagtccaggaaaatcccacatgctgcagagcaactaagcccacgtgccacaactactgagcctgcgctctagagcccatgctccgcaacaagagaagccaccgcaatgagaagcccacgcaccacaatgaagagtagcccctgctcgccgcaactagagaaagcccgcgcacagcaaccaagacccaacgcagccaaaaataaattaatagaataaataaattttttaaaaaattacagaaagtAGGAAGGGAAGGTTGATCCAGGTGAAAAGCATCTGGGTTTGCTAACTGGAGCTTATAGAAGTTAGGCTCTAACCTCTTTCCACAGAGGCTGGAGGCAGAGGCCCTGTGTCCAGGTATGGGCtggaacaaacagaaaattctTTCAGCAGGCTTGAGTTTTCTCAGGCTATGTAAGAATGGGAGGGTATGGTCATCCTAGAGATGCAGCCTTGAGCTGTTAAAAACCATATTAGCACTTTTATGTTAGCTGTTATTCAAGTCTATGTAGGCCAAGGTTGACACCTGGTTGAGAAGAGGACTCAGAAGAGCTTGGCTAGAGTTTGATCAAGAAGAGAATCTTTGTCAGCTTCCAGAGCAGAAGCTGTGTAATTGATGACCTTCTCCAGGGTCAGAGACAAGCTTTGGAGGATTCTCATTTGGGCACTGGGCAAAAGTCCCCCCAGTTTGAGGATTCAGcttcaaccaaataaattaatgtttattcTGCATTCCAGAAATTTATCATGAAATGTAATGAAGCATACAGTAAAGACATATAGTAAAAGTATAAGCATACAGTAAAAGTGTAAGCATATAgtaaaatatagccaatattttttgACTCACGTTTCAAAGAGAAGCTAGTATTTCTCTCTGTTTCATTAAAACCTGGGAAAATGTCAGCAGGAAGTAACTTtctgtatctgtttctttttaattcagcATGGAGAGAAAACCTGTGTCCTTAGCTCCGTCCATCTCCATATCAGAAATGGAACCCAACGGCAACTTCAGCAATCACAATAGCAACAGGAACTGTACGATTGAAACCTTCAAGAGAGAATTTTACCCCATCGTGTACCTGGCAATATTTATCTGGGGAGCCTTGGGGAATGGCTTTTCTATATATGTTTTCCTGCAACCTCATAAGAAGTCCACATCTGTGAACGTTTTCATGCTAAATCTGGCCATTTCCGATCTCTTGTTCACAGCCACACTGCCCTTCAGGGTTGACTATTATCTCAGAGGCTCCAACTGGATATTCGGGGACCTAACCTGCAGAATTATGTCTTTTTCTATGTATGTCAACATGTACAGCAGCATTTATTTCCTGACTGTGTTGAGTGTTGTGCGTTTCCTGGCAACGGTTCACCCGCTGCGGCTCCTTCATGCCACTAGCGTCAGGAATGCCTGGATTTTATGTGGGGCCATATGGATCTTTATCATGGCCTCCTCAACACTGCTGCTGAAAAATGGCTCTGAGCTGAAGGGCAATGTCACCTCGTGCTTGGAGCTGAATCCCAATAAAGCCACTAAGCTGAAGACCATGAACCACATTGCCTTGGTGGTGGGCTTTCTGCTGCCATTCTGCACGCTCAGCATCTGTTACCTGCTGATCATTCGAGCTTTGTTAAAGGTGGAGGTCCCAGAATTAGGGCTGCGTCCTTCTCACAGGAAAGCGCTAACCACCATCATCATTGCCTTGATCATCTTCCTCCTGTGCTACCTGCCCTATCATATACTGAGAACCCTCCACTTAGTCGAGTGGAAAGTGGATAAATGCAAAGAGAGTCTGCATAAAGCTGTGGCCGTCACACTGGCTTTGGCAGCGGCCAACAGCTGCTTCAACCCTTTGC
The genomic region above belongs to Pseudorca crassidens isolate mPseCra1 chromosome 18, mPseCra1.hap1, whole genome shotgun sequence and contains:
- the CYSLTR2 gene encoding cysteinyl leukotriene receptor 2 — protein: MERKPVSLAPSISISEMEPNGNFSNHNSNRNCTIETFKREFYPIVYLAIFIWGALGNGFSIYVFLQPHKKSTSVNVFMLNLAISDLLFTATLPFRVDYYLRGSNWIFGDLTCRIMSFSMYVNMYSSIYFLTVLSVVRFLATVHPLRLLHATSVRNAWILCGAIWIFIMASSTLLLKNGSELKGNVTSCLELNPNKATKLKTMNHIALVVGFLLPFCTLSICYLLIIRALLKVEVPELGLRPSHRKALTTIIIALIIFLLCYLPYHILRTLHLVEWKVDKCKESLHKAVAVTLALAAANSCFNPLLYYFAGENFKDRLKSTLRKCHSQQRKCSFPVCVCG